TGCCAGTTTGATTCCGCATAACAAGGCTTATGCTTCCCTTGATAGAGGAGAGGAACAAACACATTTCTGAATTATACCATCAACCAGCTTGCCCAAATGATCCTTGACAACAGCAGCTACAACTGCATAAAAATGCCCCTCTCTCTAGGCTACATCACAATTTATTTTGATCTGACATGGGCTCGGGGGTTGCCAAACTTTTGAAGAAGCATCAAAAGCAATACTTCATTGCCTGATGATTTGATCAGAAAATATCGTACCTtatatttctcattaattaagtgTAGAATAGATTCTCAATCAGAAACCACAGAAAATAGCCCACAGTATTACAACATGAAAAAGATTTTGGGCAATTTTGACGGATACGGGATATACCCATGTTCAGGATGGGGAGGTAAGTAACATAAGTTGAGATGTTAATTTTGTCGATGTATTTTATGGATTATTTCAATaaaattgtttattttttttaaattatttaattttaatttattaaaattattgtgaCGATATATTATAGGTTTCCGAGTTAATCTAAgttcaaatttattttaaataaacatAAAGTCTATATTACTCGTAATTTTAAGCTTATaggttattataatttttttttctcatatctctcctaatttcatattttctaaaaaaaattattaaatttcaaatatttatactAAAATCAATATATTTACAATAATCACATCATGTAATACTCTAAAATTTAAGatgtaatttattaatttaattattttaatgctTTTAATacatttcaaatttatttttaaattttaatttttattattgaaattgagTGTATTTAATGTAATATATACTATTCACTtgtaatttaaagaaataaattgaaataatcaTATTTtctacattattattattattattattattattattattattattattattattattataaattaataaaagatatatatataggtttaatgttattttattaattatataataaagattttaaataaatttattttattattttattttaaggaTTGTTGAGATATTTGATATTTGATATTATAATTATTACAttaacaaaaatattttgaaaagcCTCCTAAAATTGAGTGACAATGTTTTTTGAaaatttaacataaaaaaaaatacttacaggcaatatgaattttaaattcaCTTAAAGAGTAAGTTTtgagaaagaaattaaaattaagtgataatatttaaaaaaattaaaattgagtgacCATAGGTGAAAATTTATTTAGGTTAATCTAAAAATCTATAATGTCAAATCATAATGACTTTAATAATATCTACATTGCAATTgaataatttttaagaaaaatattgaagttaaATGACATTTAAAATAATCTTAAAAGGTAAAGTTTTGAATtcgaattttaattaaaattagttatataaaaatattaaattaaattaatcagGTAGTCTAATTAATCTAAACTATATGAAGAAGGAGAAATTTTAATTTGAAGTATCAATATCTGCATATTATCTGAAGCTGCCATCCCAACTTTGAGTATATTAAGTCAATGTTACgattttctttctcatttatatatatatatatatatatatatatataaaatggtgAGTCAAATGCAAATTGTTTCCATATCGAGGGACAGAGTCAACAGTTTCAGCTGTATATGTACTCCGAAACTGGACCAAAGTGCAAAGATCAGAAAGACGACGAGTTATACACCACAAAGCTTCGTGAAGTCAAGGTCAACTGATAATTGTCATGGCTGAAAAGCTGCTTCTCTTTATTTCATCTTTTCCACGTCTATAGACACCATAACGATAAACCAAACCATTATGGATGTCAACTTTCTCATCTCCCAAAACAACAGTTATAGCTTGGGATTTTTCAGCCCTGGCAGTTCCAGCTATAGATATCTTGGAATTTGGTTCCATAAGGTGCCTGGAGAAACGGTGGTGTGGGTCGCAAGTAGCAACAATCCCATCAAGGGCTACTCTGGAGTTCTCTTTAGCAACCAATATGGAGACCTCGTTCTTCATGCAACCCGTGACCAAAAAATTCCGTTATGGTCTACCAATATTTGGGTGGAAGCAATAGGTGCTTGTCAGGGTCAGCTGTTGGATTCAGGAAATTTGATTTTGGTCCGAGGTACAAGTAAAAGAATTGTATGGCAAAGCTTTGATTATCCTACAAACACCCTGCTACAAGGAGTGAAACTCGGGTTGGATAAAAAAAGAGGTCTGAACTGGTCCCTAACATCATGGAGATCAGCAGATGGGGAGTACTTGCTCAGGATCGAACCAAATGGCTCTTCACAGTTCTTTCTATACAGGGGAGAGAATCGTTACTGGCGCAGGGTTCCATGGCCGTGGAAAACAGTAGTAACTGTTTACAACGACAGATTTTTAAATACAGAAGACGAAATATACTTCAGCTAAAATTATAGTGATTCCTCTGTTATTGTCTGGACGAAGCAGGATATGTAAAGTGGCTAACTTGGCATGAAATTGACAGTCAATGGAAGGTCAGCTCCTAATTACCGCTGTGACTGGGATGGAGTGTGTGGTGCTAATAGTAACTGTGAACCCAACAATGTCAGTACATTTGAATATGAACGTTTACCTGGGTACGAACCCACGTTCCCAAGGGACTGGCATCTAAGAGATGGCTCAGGTGGGTGTGTCAGGAGGCGACTCCAATCTTCGTCTTTGAAAGTGGAACATGTAAAAGTTCCTGATAGTACAGCAGCGATTTGGGTCGATATGAGCATGAGTCACCAATACTGTGAACAGGAATGCAAGAGAAAGTGTTCTTGCTCTGCATTTGCAAGCATACCCATTGCTGGGAAAGAGACTGGTTGTTTGGCATGGTATGGAGATTTAATGGACATCATAAATCTCTCTGATAACAGTGGCTATGATTCAGCATTTTTGTTTCCACATGTAAAAACTTTTTTCCAAGAATCAACGAGATGGCAGACTTCGATTCCTAAAGTCCATACTCTAGTTTTGCTCTGTTGAGTATTACGTTCTCTCTctttatatagatatatatatatatataagtttagtGAGGAAAGTACTAAATGAGTTTTACTAATTAAACTAATGCTCGTCCTACATTCTTATGTAATATTACTtggctaaaaaaaattatttgagtcTGCTCCAAGCCAGGCTTCTTTGCTGGTTTGGGGTTTTGTTTTGTTCTTTGGGCTTGGCGTCATCATATTGTACCTCTTGTATTACTCTTCAAACTAATGAAAATtaatttcagttagaaaagaaaaaaaaggagagaGTCTTCAGCTCCATTAAAACAATTGgaataatagaacagtaaaactttcatttatttatttagtttaaattGTAAATCTAGACCCAGTCAAAACCCATCAAAAGCAAAACTTCAGTTTCATACCATTAGTACTGGCGGGGAAACGACGTTGATGTTGATAATCGCAAGCCACCCAACTGTTTGTGTATATGCACCCTTCGTATACATTCTCTCATAAGATAAGAAGTTGCTCTGGCCTGGACTTATTTCGATTTGCCTGTCACAATGGTGGGTGGAACGCTTAATGCAAGTGGCAAATGCTACACAAACCATATCCTAATAGTCTTGCCATTGACCCTACGAAATTAATTATTCATCACCAAAGTCCACCTTGGAAGGAAAAGCGAAAGCAACTTTGTTGATTGAATACTTAAAGTGGACCTCAATATATGGATTTCAAAGAAACACTACTGGAATCAATCGGTCATACTGAGAAGATGCtcctgaaaattctgcttctatCCCTTCTCTTCCCATTTTGCATTGCCATTGACACCATAACTAATAATGAATCACTCCCACACAGCGGTATTTTACTCTCCAAAGAAAGCAATTTTGCTCTGGGTTTTTTCAGCCCTGGCGGCTCAAGGTATAAATATCTTGGCATTTGGTACCATAAACTACCAGGTCGAACCGTGGTATGGGTTGCGAATAGGGAGAATCCAATTGGTGATTCCTCAGTAGCCCTCTCAATGAGTTCAGATGGAAACCTCGTGCTCCACGCCAGCACTGACCAAAATTTTCCTATATGGTCCACGAATGTTTCATTAAAAGGAAGAGGTGCTTGTAAAGCTCGGCTCCTAGATTCAGGCAATCTGGTCTTGGTCCAAAGTGAGAGAATTGTTTGGCAAAGCTTCGATTATCCTACAGATACAATGCTCCCAGGTATTAAATTAGGACTGGACCTGAAAAATGGCTTCAACAGGTTCTTAACGTCATGGAGATCAGCAGATGACCCAGCAATTGGAGACTTCTCCTTCAAGCTGAATCCTACAGGCTCACCACAGTTCTTTCTGTACAAGGGCTTAATCCCATACTGGCGAGGCAAGCCTTGGACTCCTTCTGTCTCAACAACAATTCCCCAGTATTTATTCAAGTTTACTTTTACCAACACTGAAGATGAGATTTACTACAGTTACGCGGTTGATGACAAATCTGTTATCATAAGAACTGTGGTTGACAACTCTGGATTGCTTCAGAGTCTCACTTGGGATAATGGTTCTCGCCAGTGGAAGCAATCCTGGTGGGTACCCAAGTATCCATATGGGCATTGTGGCCCATACAGCATATGCAACGCTAACAATGTTGATACATCTGAGTGCACTTGCTTGCCCGGGTACAAACCCAAGTCCTTAATGAAATGGTATTTCAGAGATGCTTCTGCTGGGTGTTTAAGGAAGCAGCAACAAACATCAATGTGTAGAAACAGAGAGG
The sequence above is a segment of the Hevea brasiliensis isolate MT/VB/25A 57/8 chromosome 11, ASM3005281v1, whole genome shotgun sequence genome. Coding sequences within it:
- the LOC110662226 gene encoding G-type lectin S-receptor-like serine/threonine-protein kinase RKS1 isoform X2; this translates as MLLKILLLSLLFPFCIAIDTITNNESLPHSGILLSKESNFALGFFSPGGSRYKYLGIWYHKLPGRTVVWVANRENPIGDSSVALSMSSDGNLVLHASTDQNFPIWSTNVSLKGRGACKARLLDSGNLVLVQSERIVWQSFDYPTDTMLPGIKLGLDLKNGFNRFLTSWRSADDPAIGDFSFKLNPTGSPQFFLYKGLIPYWRGKPWTPSVSTTIPQYLFKFTFTNTEDEIYYSYAVDDKSVIIRTVVDNSGLLQSLTWDNGSRQWKQSWWVPKYPYGHCGPYSICNANNVDTSECTCLPGYKPKSLMKWYFRDASAGCLRKQQQTSMCRNREGFIKVAGVKFPDTSIASLMNKSMSSFGCEQFCLRNCSCKAFASLDFGMKGVYCWTWYGELMDVMEYTGK